The following coding sequences lie in one Rickettsiella endosymbiont of Rhagonycha lignosa genomic window:
- a CDS encoding peptide chain release factor 3 yields MSDASYPEEILSRRTFAIISHPDAGKTTLTEKLLLWGGVIQLAGTVKARKAAHHATSDWMALEKERGISVTTSVMQFPYQACIFNLLDTPGHADFSEDTYRTLTAVDSALMVIDAAKGVEPRTKKLLEICRLRQIPILTFINKMDREARTPIELLDDIESTLGIACAPITWPIGMGKQFKGIYHTLEDKVYFYAPSSNLKRKESECFTGLNRPEVKERVGVLFDELQDELALIRGASANFNERDYLAGKLTPVFFGSAINNFGVQELLAAFVKYAPCPQPRRTDVRVVYPQEPNFSGFIFKIQANMDPAHRDRVAFLRLCSGKYTPGMKIFHVRTQREVMVHNALTFMAGDRVRAEEAWPGDIIGLHNHGTIQIGDSFTMGETLKFTGIPSFSPELFQRVRLKDPLKSKALLKGLMQLSEEGAIQIFKPLNSSELILGAVGVLQFDVVAYRLKHEYRVECAYEAVNIVAARWVSADDNKQLKEFQHRVSLNLSHDAKENLIYLAPSQVNLKLTMERWPDIQFSQLKEI; encoded by the coding sequence ATGTCAGACGCATCGTATCCGGAAGAAATTTTATCTAGAAGAACATTTGCAATTATCTCTCATCCGGATGCGGGTAAGACGACATTGACAGAAAAACTTTTGTTGTGGGGAGGTGTCATACAACTTGCGGGGACGGTTAAAGCGCGTAAAGCCGCACACCATGCTACTTCCGATTGGATGGCTTTAGAAAAAGAACGAGGAATTTCTGTCACGACTTCAGTGATGCAATTTCCATATCAAGCGTGTATTTTTAATTTACTAGATACACCAGGCCATGCGGATTTCTCTGAAGATACCTATCGTACGTTAACGGCAGTCGATTCTGCGTTAATGGTAATTGATGCGGCCAAAGGTGTGGAACCGCGTACAAAAAAATTATTAGAAATTTGTCGTTTACGGCAGATCCCCATTTTGACTTTTATAAATAAAATGGATAGAGAAGCGCGTACGCCCATTGAGTTATTAGATGATATTGAATCGACTCTCGGGATTGCCTGTGCGCCGATCACTTGGCCTATAGGTATGGGAAAACAATTTAAGGGTATCTATCATACCTTAGAGGACAAAGTTTATTTTTATGCACCTTCAAGTAATTTAAAGCGTAAAGAGAGTGAATGTTTTACAGGTCTTAATCGGCCTGAGGTAAAAGAACGAGTCGGCGTTTTATTTGATGAATTACAAGATGAATTGGCGCTGATTAGGGGGGCGAGTGCAAATTTCAATGAGCGAGATTATCTTGCAGGAAAGTTAACACCGGTTTTTTTTGGCTCAGCGATTAATAATTTTGGCGTACAAGAACTATTAGCTGCGTTTGTGAAATATGCACCCTGTCCTCAGCCAAGACGAACTGATGTTCGAGTTGTGTATCCACAAGAACCTAACTTCAGCGGATTTATATTTAAAATTCAGGCGAATATGGATCCAGCGCATCGAGATCGCGTTGCCTTCTTGCGTTTATGTTCTGGAAAATACACACCAGGTATGAAAATATTTCATGTCCGCACACAGCGTGAGGTCATGGTACATAATGCACTGACTTTTATGGCAGGTGACAGAGTGAGAGCCGAAGAAGCATGGCCAGGCGATATTATTGGTTTACATAATCATGGCACGATACAGATAGGTGATAGTTTTACCATGGGTGAGACGTTAAAATTCACTGGCATTCCCTCGTTTTCACCGGAATTATTTCAACGAGTTCGTCTAAAAGATCCATTAAAATCTAAAGCACTATTAAAAGGATTGATGCAATTATCTGAAGAAGGAGCAATACAGATATTTAAACCGTTGAACAGTAGTGAATTAATTTTAGGGGCAGTGGGAGTTTTGCAATTTGATGTGGTGGCTTACCGATTAAAACATGAATATAGAGTAGAGTGTGCCTATGAAGCAGTTAATATCGTGGCGGCGCGTTGGGTAAGCGCGGACGATAATAAGCAATTAAAAGAATTTCAACATCGAGTATCTTTAAACTTATCCCATGATGCTAAAGAAAATCTGATTTATTTGGCACCGAGTCAGGTTAATTTAAAACTAACTATGGAACGCTGGCCAGATATTCAGTTTTCACAATTGAAGGAGATTTAA
- a CDS encoding ATP-binding protein, with product MFTIFSIRRFLLFNLLSTVIATIIITAFGNYYIDTQAINVGLDNLLVETGSLLKTVTNNPRFLTPETLRAIQSQLNTHNYIPKKNSAFNSHSNITDITQKQLRYKFQLWDGDGKLLLSSEKTPTAPLISKPGLSDKIIDGKKWRTFTIYDSHRGIILVLAEQYAARHTMIHDMLVSDTYLTLFIYPLSGMFIWLIIGSGLKSIRFFAKEMTERAADHLDPVDLNEVPVEISPLVDELNKLFLRLQQAFEREQRFAADAAHELHTPLAALKTQAQVALKTTDPQECYMHLKQVIASVDRCSHIIQQLLTLCRLSPETIMPEHFTQVNLSRIAAEVIAQLAPQAIHKQIEIELIAKESDYMMLGNTTGLHVLIRNLVDNAIRYTPIGGIIKVLIFKKSDSIVLQVIDNGSGIPDKLRARVFERFFRVLGTNAQGSGLGLAIVEQIAKLHKGSIALDTPEEGTGLQVEVRFPK from the coding sequence ATGTTTACTATTTTTTCGATTAGACGTTTTTTATTGTTTAATCTATTAAGCACGGTTATCGCTACTATCATCATTACTGCTTTTGGGAACTATTATATAGACACCCAAGCTATTAATGTGGGTTTAGATAATTTACTAGTAGAAACAGGCTCGCTCCTTAAAACCGTTACTAATAACCCACGCTTCTTAACACCTGAAACACTTAGAGCCATTCAATCACAACTCAATACCCACAATTATATTCCTAAAAAAAACTCCGCTTTTAATTCTCATTCTAATATAACTGACATCACTCAAAAGCAATTACGTTATAAATTTCAATTATGGGATGGCGATGGCAAGTTATTATTAAGTTCAGAAAAAACACCGACAGCGCCACTCATCAGTAAACCAGGGCTCAGCGATAAAATTATCGATGGCAAAAAATGGCGTACTTTTACTATTTACGATAGCCACCGCGGAATTATTTTAGTTTTAGCGGAACAATACGCCGCGCGTCATACCATGATTCATGACATGTTAGTCAGTGATACTTACCTTACTCTCTTTATTTATCCTTTATCAGGAATGTTTATTTGGCTCATCATTGGTAGCGGATTAAAAAGTATCCGTTTTTTTGCTAAAGAAATGACTGAGCGTGCTGCGGATCACTTAGATCCCGTTGATTTAAATGAAGTGCCCGTAGAAATAAGCCCTTTGGTAGATGAATTGAATAAACTTTTTTTACGTTTACAACAGGCTTTTGAACGCGAGCAACGTTTTGCTGCGGATGCCGCTCACGAATTACATACACCTCTCGCTGCTTTAAAAACTCAAGCACAAGTAGCTCTCAAAACTACCGATCCACAAGAATGCTATATGCACTTAAAGCAAGTCATAGCCAGTGTTGATCGTTGTTCACATATCATCCAACAATTACTGACATTGTGTCGCTTAAGTCCAGAAACCATCATGCCGGAACACTTTACACAAGTAAATTTGTCACGTATAGCAGCTGAAGTCATTGCTCAATTAGCACCACAAGCTATCCACAAGCAGATAGAAATTGAATTAATCGCAAAAGAATCAGACTATATGATGTTAGGAAATACTACAGGCTTACATGTATTAATCCGCAACCTTGTCGATAATGCTATTCGTTATACCCCTATAGGAGGAATTATTAAGGTACTTATTTTTAAAAAGTCTGACTCCATTGTCTTACAAGTAATAGATAACGGTTCGGGTATTCCTGATAAATTACGCGCGCGTGTATTTGAACGCTTTTTTCGAGTGTTAGGAACTAATGCACAAGGTAGTGGTTTAGGGCTTGCTATTGTAGAACAAATTGCAAAATTACATAAAGGATCAATCGCATTAGATACACCTGAAGAAGGCACCGGACTCCAAGTTGAAGTTCGCTTTCCAAAATAA
- a CDS encoding response regulator transcription factor: MRILLIEDDGALGDGIHKGLKQYGYTVDWLTDGRTALSSIKTETFDVILLDLNLPGLPGLSVLREMRAAGITMPVLILTARHAIEDRIKGLDSGADDYLTKPFDLDELSARIRALQRRFSSNRASPLLTYRDIELDPSSFTVTLKGLAISLSRREFSLLQKLLENAGHVVSRDSLNQCLYGWGDEIDSNTLEVHVHNLRKKLVDTNFIRTIRGVGYMAEKENN; the protein is encoded by the coding sequence ATGCGTATTCTATTAATCGAAGATGATGGAGCACTAGGTGATGGGATTCACAAAGGTCTAAAACAGTATGGCTATACAGTTGATTGGCTCACTGATGGTCGAACCGCCTTAAGTTCTATCAAAACAGAAACATTTGATGTCATCCTACTTGATTTAAATTTACCGGGTCTACCCGGGTTAAGTGTTTTACGTGAGATGCGCGCAGCGGGTATCACTATGCCTGTACTCATCTTGACAGCGCGCCATGCCATCGAAGATAGAATAAAGGGCTTAGATAGCGGTGCTGACGATTACTTAACTAAACCTTTTGACTTGGATGAACTATCTGCCAGAATTCGGGCTTTACAACGACGCTTCTCCAGCAATCGCGCTTCCCCTCTATTAACGTATCGCGATATCGAATTAGACCCCAGCTCATTTACCGTCACACTCAAAGGATTGGCTATTAGTCTGTCGCGTCGTGAATTTAGTTTACTGCAAAAATTGTTAGAAAATGCTGGCCATGTTGTCTCGCGCGACTCGCTTAATCAATGCCTCTATGGCTGGGGTGATGAAATTGATAGTAATACATTAGAAGTGCATGTCCATAACTTACGAAAAAAACTAGTCGATACCAACTTTATTCGAACAATACGTGGTGTGGGTTATATGGCCGAGAAGGAAAACAATTAA
- a CDS encoding response regulator, whose product MKEEAYQHLLATIVKNARRAENANHAKSDFISNLSYELRTTLANIIGIAQLLTMDCLLPTQQRYVTDILEACETILPVMNRMLNLSELETQHIELQSCTFNLKNLLEKVISQLSYQAGMRGLQLILDYPKDIPLIWIGDPNLIYHILFHLSSHALINTEQGIVIIQVVSLIKESAALHTEIICSIKDTGKGMDEAELLELNTCFKQFNPQKNRRYRTFNLGLAIILSYLRVLKATLKVESTLGKGSHYICRIPLHELKEEPRVETRGTEKNNLAIFNDVTLRILVVEDNKIIQRIYRLLLERKEILYDIASNAEMALNYYMQNHYDLILLDIALPDSDGIAITQIIRQQETDKEHIPIIALTAYGQPADQQQFLQAGIDEVLVKPIKVEQMDDLLEKWILLKSSECLDLT is encoded by the coding sequence ATGAAAGAAGAAGCCTATCAGCATCTATTAGCAACGATTGTCAAAAATGCTAGACGTGCGGAAAATGCTAACCATGCAAAGTCGGATTTTATTTCAAATTTAAGTTATGAATTGCGTACCACCTTAGCTAACATTATTGGGATTGCGCAATTGTTAACTATGGATTGTTTACTGCCTACGCAACAACGTTATGTGACGGATATCCTTGAAGCATGTGAAACTATCTTGCCTGTAATGAACCGCATGTTGAATCTTTCTGAGTTAGAAACGCAACATATTGAATTGCAATCTTGTACTTTTAATTTAAAAAATTTGCTAGAAAAAGTGATTAGCCAATTATCCTATCAGGCAGGGATGCGTGGGTTACAGTTAATTCTCGATTATCCGAAAGATATTCCACTAATCTGGATAGGCGATCCGAATTTGATTTACCATATCTTGTTTCATTTAAGCAGTCATGCCTTAATTAATACCGAACAAGGTATTGTTATTATACAAGTTGTTAGCCTTATAAAAGAATCTGCTGCGCTGCACACCGAAATTATATGCAGTATTAAAGATACTGGAAAAGGGATGGATGAAGCTGAATTATTAGAATTAAATACCTGCTTTAAGCAATTTAATCCTCAGAAAAACCGCCGTTATAGGACATTTAATTTAGGTTTAGCTATTATCTTAAGTTATCTGCGCGTATTAAAAGCGACGTTAAAAGTTGAAAGTACGCTTGGAAAAGGAAGTCATTATATTTGTCGCATTCCTTTGCATGAACTTAAAGAAGAGCCGCGTGTTGAAACAAGAGGAACAGAAAAAAATAACTTGGCTATTTTTAATGATGTAACATTACGCATCTTGGTGGTAGAGGATAATAAAATTATTCAGCGTATTTATCGTTTGCTGTTGGAACGAAAAGAAATACTTTACGATATCGCGAGTAATGCTGAAATGGCTTTAAATTATTATATGCAAAATCACTACGATCTTATTCTCCTCGATATCGCTTTGCCGGATAGCGATGGTATTGCTATTACTCAGATAATTCGACAACAGGAAACAGATAAAGAACATATTCCTATTATTGCATTAACGGCTTACGGTCAACCAGCGGATCAACAGCAATTTCTTCAAGCCGGTATCGATGAGGTATTGGTTAAACCTATTAAGGTAGAACAAATGGATGATCTATTGGAAAAATGGATACTACTTAAAAGTAGTGAATGTTTAGATCTAACTTAA
- a CDS encoding AMP-binding protein encodes MMEKIWLNRYQQQVPAEINPDIYQSLDRLFTDACKKFRSLPALSFFQQTISYEQWSDLSRCLAAYLQQRLKLNKGTKVALMLPNCPQYMISIFAVLQAGMVVTNVNPFYTLTEFTQLMEHSQAEVLIILKNFLPNIIQTLKNTSIKYVITTHLGDMLTWPRNWIVNVSADWLIKNQKQKNPTIHLIDFLVAIKFGQNLTFSTVAIQREDLAFLQYTGGTTGVPKGAMLTHRNMLANIEQLTAWVRPILYEGQETFITALPLYHIFSLMVNGLMCVRLGGKNCLIPDARNIKQLIQVLANTPFSTLLGVNTLFKALLRHKAFTKLDFTNLKIALGGGAPIQSTVKICWKQITGKLLLEGYGLTEASPVVCAPPWDLVIAGDHVGLPLPSTDIRLCDDKKNEVRIGEIGELCVKGPQVMQDYWMQTADIESALTSDGWLFTGDLARIDHQGFVFIVGRKKELILVSGFNVYPEEVEHVIQQNPKVKEVAVIGIPSDKTGEAIKAFVVRKDESLSAEELLNYCRAALTAYKLPYEITFLNHLPKSMLGKILKKDLH; translated from the coding sequence ATGATGGAAAAAATTTGGTTGAATCGTTACCAGCAACAAGTTCCTGCTGAGATCAATCCTGATATTTATCAATCACTTGATCGATTATTTACAGATGCTTGCAAAAAATTTCGTTCGCTACCTGCATTGAGTTTTTTTCAGCAAACGATTAGTTATGAGCAATGGTCTGACTTGAGTCGCTGCTTAGCTGCTTATTTACAGCAGCGATTAAAATTGAATAAAGGAACAAAAGTCGCGCTAATGTTACCGAATTGTCCACAATATATGATTTCGATTTTTGCAGTGCTGCAAGCAGGAATGGTAGTTACTAACGTAAATCCTTTTTATACCTTAACTGAATTTACCCAGCTAATGGAGCATTCTCAAGCGGAGGTATTAATTATATTAAAAAATTTTTTGCCCAATATAATCCAGACACTAAAAAACACATCTATAAAATATGTCATAACAACTCATTTAGGTGATATGCTCACTTGGCCGCGGAATTGGATAGTCAATGTTTCTGCTGATTGGTTGATAAAAAACCAAAAACAAAAAAATCCGACCATTCATCTAATCGATTTCTTAGTGGCCATTAAATTTGGTCAGAATTTAACATTTTCAACGGTTGCAATCCAAAGAGAAGATCTTGCTTTTCTACAATATACTGGCGGTACTACAGGAGTTCCTAAGGGTGCGATGCTAACCCACCGTAACATGTTAGCCAATATAGAGCAGTTAACAGCGTGGGTTAGACCTATTTTGTATGAAGGCCAAGAAACATTTATTACCGCTTTACCGTTGTATCATATTTTTTCTTTGATGGTTAACGGTTTGATGTGTGTACGATTAGGCGGTAAGAATTGTTTAATTCCTGATGCACGTAATATAAAACAGCTGATTCAGGTACTTGCAAACACACCATTTAGTACCTTGTTGGGCGTTAACACTTTATTTAAAGCGCTTCTGAGGCATAAAGCCTTTACAAAATTAGATTTTACGAATTTAAAGATTGCTTTAGGAGGTGGCGCCCCAATTCAATCTACCGTTAAAATTTGCTGGAAGCAAATAACCGGAAAGTTATTATTAGAAGGTTATGGGCTGACTGAAGCATCTCCTGTAGTCTGCGCTCCACCTTGGGATTTAGTAATAGCCGGCGATCATGTCGGCTTACCACTTCCTTCGACAGATATTCGTCTCTGCGATGATAAAAAAAATGAGGTAAGGATAGGTGAAATAGGTGAATTGTGCGTAAAAGGTCCTCAAGTCATGCAAGATTATTGGATGCAAACGGCTGATATAGAATCTGCCTTAACATCAGACGGGTGGTTGTTCACCGGTGATTTAGCGCGTATTGATCATCAGGGCTTTGTGTTTATCGTCGGGCGAAAAAAAGAACTGATTTTAGTTTCAGGTTTCAATGTCTATCCTGAAGAAGTTGAACATGTTATTCAACAAAACCCAAAAGTTAAAGAGGTTGCAGTAATAGGAATACCATCCGATAAAACCGGTGAAGCGATTAAAGCCTTTGTGGTACGAAAAGATGAAAGCCTAAGCGCAGAAGAACTATTAAATTATTGCCGAGCTGCACTAACTGCTTATAAGTTACCATATGAAATTACATTTTTGAATCATCTGCCAAAATCCATGTTGGGAAAAATATTAAAAAAAGATTTGCATTAG
- the minC gene encoding septum site-determining protein MinC — protein sequence MHSLMGTSQEAFKLKASLFTLTTFHLLNADAQLVHQQLKPLVEQTPRFFQQLPIILDLFSLSTATGPIDFPALISCLRGYGLIPVGIRGGSAEQQTFAIQSGLAILANIKTEANETPSKPNTPTPAINSKLITQPVRSGQQIYAKNSDLIVIASVSPGAELLADGNIHIYGRLKGRALAGVSGNQHAHIFCQNLEAELVAIAGHYWLSEDLQDLQQTLNKGSVQIFLYQERLQIKQLA from the coding sequence ATGCACAGTTTGATGGGAACATCACAAGAAGCCTTTAAATTAAAAGCCAGTCTATTCACATTAACAACTTTTCATTTGTTAAACGCTGACGCACAATTGGTTCATCAACAATTAAAACCTTTAGTTGAGCAAACTCCACGTTTTTTCCAGCAATTACCCATTATTTTGGATTTATTTTCTTTATCTACAGCAACCGGGCCTATTGATTTTCCTGCTCTTATTAGCTGTTTACGCGGCTACGGTTTAATTCCTGTCGGAATACGCGGTGGCAGTGCTGAGCAGCAAACATTTGCGATACAATCAGGGCTTGCCATCCTCGCTAATATAAAAACAGAAGCTAACGAGACCCCGTCTAAGCCAAATACGCCGACACCTGCTATTAACTCTAAGTTGATTACTCAGCCAGTGCGCTCGGGTCAACAGATCTATGCAAAAAATAGTGATTTAATTGTAATTGCTTCCGTCAGCCCGGGAGCAGAATTATTAGCCGATGGCAACATCCATATTTATGGTCGATTAAAAGGTCGAGCATTAGCAGGAGTTTCTGGAAATCAGCACGCACATATTTTTTGTCAAAACTTAGAAGCTGAGCTCGTAGCGATTGCTGGTCATTATTGGTTAAGTGAAGATTTGCAGGATTTACAACAAACACTAAATAAAGGCAGTGTACAAATTTTTTTATATCAAGAACGTTTACAAATAAAACAACTTGCTTAA